The genomic segment GAACCTCCCGCTTGATCACGAAGGAGATTACGAGCGCGTACCTGTGGAAGAGCCAGCCAAGTACGTGGGGACCGTACTGAAGGAAACATTGGAGCAGCAAGGAATTGCATTTGCTCCGAAAAGCGAAGTGATGATCCAGCCAGTTCCTCCAGCAGCAGTGAAATGGACACAATTTGAGTCACTGCCGCTGAAGGACATCGTTTTGTACCTCAACAAGCGCAGTGACAATTACTACGCCGAAATGCTCCTCAAGACACTTGGAGCCGAAAAGAAAGGGAAAGGGAGCGCAGCCATTGGTGCAGAGGTCGTTCAGGAAACCGTAGCTTCGCTTGGCGGCAATACCACCTTCGACATGATGGATGGATCAGGCTTGACCCGCTACAATCTTATTTCTGCTCGGCAGATCGCATCCGTACTTGAAGGGATGACCAAAGAATCGACATTTGCCACTTATGATGAATCATTACCCATAGCAGCAATAGATGGTACTCTGAAAAACCGCTTGAAGGACACACCCGCCGCCAATAATCTTCATGCGAAAACAGGTTCGATGACAGGTGTGAACACCTTGTCGGGCTATATCACGACCAAAGGCGGAGAGAAGCTCATCGTTTCGATTATGTTTAATGGATATGTCGAGGATGAAGAGCTGTTTGCCAAGATGCAGGACCAGATCATCACGACACTGGCCAGTTATGAATAGTATCACGCAAAAAAGGAGCCCCAATATCGGGAGCTCCTTTTTCTGTTGGTATCGTCTACCGAACTGGGTCAATGCCTGTAGCGGTCAATCAGAGGGTGACATATCTATATTCAGATTAGGAAGCAGGCGAAGTACAGAACAGCGGTGAAGGAGGGGAAAAAGAGAAGATGCACCCTGCACTGTTTCATTGGAAGCGTTTGGAGCAAGTCGTAACAGAAGTGCTTGTACAGGCAGGTACCAGACGCGAGCATGCAAGGCTTGTCGCAGAATCCCTCGTCCATGCTGATTTGCGCGGCATCGAGTCTCATGGTTTGGCGAGGCTGCCGATTTATCTCCAACGAATCGAAGCAGGCTTGATCGAATTGAACGATGAACCAGTGGTATGGAAACAGGAGGGGGCAACAGCACTGGTAGACGGCAAAAACCAGCTGGGTGCGGTAGTCGGGGTTGCGGCATTGGAGGAAGCGATCAAGTTATCGCGGCAGATGGGAATCGGGGTAGTCGGTGTTCGTCATTCCAACCACTTTGGCTCCTGTTCGTACTATGCAGAACGAGCAATCGCAGAAGGAAAGATTCTTCTTGTCCTTTCCAATGCCCCCGAAGCAATGGCACCTACAGGAGGGATTCGTCCATTTTTCGGCACGAATCCAATGGCAGTAGGAATTCCGGCAGGCGAAGAGCCATCCTTTTTGTTAGATATGGCTACAAGCGTCGCTGCCAGGGGAAAAATCGCCTTAGCCGTTAAAAAAGGGGAAACGATTCCTGCCGATTGGGCCATCGATCCGAATGGGAAGGAAACAACTGATCCCAAACAAGCCTTGCTAGGCTCGCTTTTGCCGATCGGGGGAGCAAAGGGTTACGGAATGGCGATGTTCATCGATATCTTGTGTGGGCTGCTAACGGGTGCAGCAACGGGACCACATGTAAAAAGCCTGTATGACAATTGGAACGATCCACAGAACGTGGGCCATCTATTCTTGACGGTGGATATTGAACGATTTATGCCACTGCCCGATTTTTGCGCCAAAATGGATGCGTACATTCGTGAGGTGAAAAGCGTACCGACGAAAGAAGGTGTATCCGAAATTTTCATACCTGGGGAGATCGAGAGCCGAAAAAAGCAAGAACGCATGGAAAACGGTATTCCATTCGATCCGAACCTGACGAAAGAACTCAGCCAATTATGCCGTACCTATGGTGTCGATTTGCAGGCAGCGTATCATATCGCCTAACCAGATTTCCATTCGCAGGTGGTTTCACGGACAATTCATCGCACATAGACTAATGTCATCGGTTTGGAAAGGAGTGAACCGCCTATGCAACGACACATGTGCAAAGGCAAAATTCACAGGGCGACAGTTACGCAGGCCGAACTGGATTACGTGGGGAGTATCACGATTGACGTTGCACTCATGGATGCGGCAGATATCAAGCCATATGAAATCGTGCAAATAACCAGTCTGCGTAATGCCACGCGCTGGAAAACATACGCGTTACCCGGAGCATCGGGAAGCGGAGTCATCTGTCTGAACGGCCCACCTGCCCATCTATTCTCGCCAGGAGATCTGGTCATCATTTTGAGTATGGGCATGTACGATGAATCCGAGATCGAACAGCTCGTTCCCAAGGTCGTGTTTGTGGACGAACAGAATCGCATCACGAAAATAGAGGAGCATCATCTGATAAAGAATGGAGAGACACTGCCATAAAACCGCCAAACGTAGGTAAATGGGGCAAGCATAAGCACATGGTCAAAGACGAATTTTTGCAGGAGTATTTGCCCAAAACCCGCGTGTACTCACCTAAAGAACTATGGGAGTATGCAGAAGCGTTTACACACGTGATGCTGAAGCCTTCGGGAGGCGGCGGTGGGGCAGGAATTATTCAAGTAACGGCACGAGGAGAAGAGAAGTATTTGGTTCATAGCGGGAGTCGTCGGCGTCTCGTGGACGGGAAGGATGCCACGATCCGATACGTGGAATCGCTGTTTCGCCCAAAAACATACCTGCTCCAGCCACGTATCCCACTCGGTAGAATCAACGGCAAGCCTTTTGATGTACGTGTCATGATCCAGCGCAGGAGCAATAAGGAGCCTTGGGTCATAACAGGGTGGTGTGCCAAGCTTGCAGGTCCGGGCTTTGTCGTGACAAATGTGGCTCGCAGCCGTGGAAAAGTTTTGCCCATTCGTACGGCAATCAAGCTGTCGAATATAGAAGCGGGCCCGAATCTTTTGAGTGATATCCGCATGGTAGCTGCGGCGGTAGCTAAACGATTGGGAAGAGCCTATCCGACACTCCGGGAGATCGGTTTGGATTTAGGGATTGATGTAGATGGCAAACCGTGGATTATTGAAGCCAACTTCCGACCTTCTCTTTCTCTCTTTCAAAAACTGGAGGATCAGTCCTTTTACAAACGAATTGTCTCCATGCGAAAACGATAAGAGGAAAGCCACTTGTCGATGTTTATACGGTAAGAGATGGGCAGGTGGTTTCCCTTGTTTTTTTACTTCTAACTATAGTGGGAAAAATGATAATGATCTTGCAATTGCAACTATGGCGTTGCTACTAGCTAAGGAACGCAAAAGTTGATAGAATGCCTCTCAATAAGGTGGGAGGTAATATACACGTCGATGATAACCTTGTCTAAGAAAGAAATGTTGCTGGTCAGTTTTATGCTGTTTTCGATGTTTTTTGGTGCGGGCAACCTTATTTTTCCACCCTATCTGGGTCAAGAGGCTGGTACCTATGTTTGGCTGTCGATTGCAGGCTTTGTATTATCTGCTGTCGGTCTTCCCATCCTTGGGGTGATTGCCATCGCAAAAGCAGGGAGCTTTTACCAATTGGCGAGTCGTGTTCATCCAAGCTTTGCTCTTATTTTTCCTATTTTGATTTATGTGTCGATTGGACCCGCACTTGCCATCCCGCGTGCAGGCAGTCTCGCGTATGAGATGGGAATGGGGCCGTTTTTGCCGGTACAAGCGGCTGAATCTACCTGGAGTCTTTTCCTCTACACGATCGTGTTTTTTGGCATTGTCTTTTGGTTCAGTCTGACTCCTTCCAAATTGATTGATCGCTTTGGGAAAATTCTGACTCCTGCACTGTTGACCATGATTGCATTGATCTACATCAAGAGCTTATTCACACCACTGGGTCCAACGGGGGTACCAGCAGGAAAATATGCCACCAATCCGGTTGTGCAAGGTTTTCTGGACGGGTATTTAACGATGGATGCTTTGGCTGCACTCGTATTTGGTATCGTGATCGCCAACACGCTGCGGAGCAAGGGAATCGAAGACAAAAAGCAACTGTCTGCGAATATGATCAAAGCAGGTCTCGGAGCAGGTATGTTGCTGACGTTCATCTATGTCATTTTGGGATTGCTGGGTTCATCCGGTGCCTCTTTAGGAAGGCCGGAGAATGGCGGTCTGCTTCTGACAGCAATCATGAGGCAGCTATTTGGGACAAGCGGTACGCTGATTCTTGGTGTCATCTTTACCGTTGCTTGCCTCTGTGTATCAATTGGACTCGTCACCTCTTGCAGCCAATACTTTCATGGGCGATTCAAAGGTTTGTCCTACAGAGGATGGGCGATCATTCTCTGTGTCTTGAGCATGGGAGTCGCAAACTTGGGACTATCCGAGATTTTAAGTGTATCTGTCCCTATTTTGGGTGCTATTTACCCAATTGCTATCGTGCTCATTTTGTTGGCGTTGCTAGAGCGCTGGATACCCGCGCATTCCTCTGTGTACATGACGACTGTCGCAGTTGTGACGGTTTTTGGTGTCGTGGATTTGATGAATCTTACGTTTTTTAATCAGAGCTGGAACGATATCTTGGGTTTCCTTCCGTTTTATAAGGAAGGCGCCGGTTGGATCATGCCAGCAATATTTGCTGGTTTTGTCGGTGTTCTGCTCGACTTTCGGAAAAGGACAAACCGCTCAGGAACAGGAACAACGGCTTCCACATCAAAATAAGGCAGCATGTAAGAGAGGGCTTCGTTTTTGCGAAGCTCTCTTGTTGTGGAAGAAGCATTTGTTACTTTTTTCGAGGTTCATTCGTATTAAAAGTGTTAAAGCCTAAGGAGCAGTTGAGGAGGTTCATTGAAGTGAAAGTAGCACCTGTTGCGGAAGGGGAGCGAATTCGGCAGCTAGATGGGATTAGAGGCTTTGCCCTCTTGGGAATCTTGCTGGTGAATATGCCGTCATTTTTGTATCCGATCATGTTCTTACCAGATGCAGGGATGGTCGATACCCATTCGGAAATGGATGGTTGGATACGGCTTTTATTTAATATGTTTGTACAGACGAAGTTTTACACCATCTTCTCGTTTTTATTTGGGGTAGGCTTTTTTCTGTTTATGCATCGCGCCGAGAGCAAACAGTTGCCTTATCAGAGCCTGTTTACTCGCAGATTATTGGTGCTGCTGATTGTGGGGATGGCACATCTTGTTTTCCTCTGGTATGGAGACATTCTTCATACGTACGCCCTAGCTGGTTTTCTTCTGTTGCTGTTTTACCACAGGCAAGAGAAGACGATCAAAAGATGGGCGTGGACGCTCTTGATCGGTGTGCAGGCCCTGTCTGCTCTGATGCTGACCGTTCCAGAGGAACTCGTTCCTGTGCCAGACCAATCACCACTCATTCAAAAAGCTATCGATGCTCATACCAATGGGTCGTTCATCGAGTGGTTACAATTCAGGGTTGCTTACCAAATTCCGGTAGTTTTCTCTTTTGAGTTGTTTGTTATCCTATCTGTTCTGCCTCTCTTTTTATTCGGATTTCTGGCTGCCAAGCGGGGTGTATTTGAGAGGACGGAAGAATTTATTCCGGCCATTCGCCGCGTATGGTGGCTGGCGCTGGGCTTGAGTGTTGTGCTTGTACCGATGATTCCGCTTGTTCAATTTGGCATCGTAAAATTTCCAGCCTCGATCTCGATCGCCGTTCAGACATTTGTTACCTGGAGCGGTCTTAGTCTGTGCGCTTTTTACATCACGTCACTACTGCTTCTTTATCGGAAAGAGAGCGGCAAGCGTATGCTGAAGCATTTGGAACCGGTCGGCAGAATGGCGTTAAGCAACTATTTGAGCCAAACGATCATCGCTGTAG from the Brevibacillus brevis genome contains:
- a CDS encoding Ldh family oxidoreductase translates to MHPALFHWKRLEQVVTEVLVQAGTRREHARLVAESLVHADLRGIESHGLARLPIYLQRIEAGLIELNDEPVVWKQEGATALVDGKNQLGAVVGVAALEEAIKLSRQMGIGVVGVRHSNHFGSCSYYAERAIAEGKILLVLSNAPEAMAPTGGIRPFFGTNPMAVGIPAGEEPSFLLDMATSVAARGKIALAVKKGETIPADWAIDPNGKETTDPKQALLGSLLPIGGAKGYGMAMFIDILCGLLTGAATGPHVKSLYDNWNDPQNVGHLFLTVDIERFMPLPDFCAKMDAYIREVKSVPTKEGVSEIFIPGEIESRKKQERMENGIPFDPNLTKELSQLCRTYGVDLQAAYHIA
- the panD gene encoding aspartate 1-decarboxylase — its product is MQRHMCKGKIHRATVTQAELDYVGSITIDVALMDAADIKPYEIVQITSLRNATRWKTYALPGASGSGVICLNGPPAHLFSPGDLVIILSMGMYDESEIEQLVPKVVFVDEQNRITKIEEHHLIKNGETLP
- a CDS encoding YheC/YheD family protein, with translation MVKDEFLQEYLPKTRVYSPKELWEYAEAFTHVMLKPSGGGGGAGIIQVTARGEEKYLVHSGSRRRLVDGKDATIRYVESLFRPKTYLLQPRIPLGRINGKPFDVRVMIQRRSNKEPWVITGWCAKLAGPGFVVTNVARSRGKVLPIRTAIKLSNIEAGPNLLSDIRMVAAAVAKRLGRAYPTLREIGLDLGIDVDGKPWIIEANFRPSLSLFQKLEDQSFYKRIVSMRKR
- the brnQ gene encoding branched-chain amino acid transport system II carrier protein, yielding MITLSKKEMLLVSFMLFSMFFGAGNLIFPPYLGQEAGTYVWLSIAGFVLSAVGLPILGVIAIAKAGSFYQLASRVHPSFALIFPILIYVSIGPALAIPRAGSLAYEMGMGPFLPVQAAESTWSLFLYTIVFFGIVFWFSLTPSKLIDRFGKILTPALLTMIALIYIKSLFTPLGPTGVPAGKYATNPVVQGFLDGYLTMDALAALVFGIVIANTLRSKGIEDKKQLSANMIKAGLGAGMLLTFIYVILGLLGSSGASLGRPENGGLLLTAIMRQLFGTSGTLILGVIFTVACLCVSIGLVTSCSQYFHGRFKGLSYRGWAIILCVLSMGVANLGLSEILSVSVPILGAIYPIAIVLILLALLERWIPAHSSVYMTTVAVVTVFGVVDLMNLTFFNQSWNDILGFLPFYKEGAGWIMPAIFAGFVGVLLDFRKRTNRSGTGTTASTSK
- a CDS encoding DUF418 domain-containing protein, with protein sequence MKVAPVAEGERIRQLDGIRGFALLGILLVNMPSFLYPIMFLPDAGMVDTHSEMDGWIRLLFNMFVQTKFYTIFSFLFGVGFFLFMHRAESKQLPYQSLFTRRLLVLLIVGMAHLVFLWYGDILHTYALAGFLLLLFYHRQEKTIKRWAWTLLIGVQALSALMLTVPEELVPVPDQSPLIQKAIDAHTNGSFIEWLQFRVAYQIPVVFSFELFVILSVLPLFLFGFLAAKRGVFERTEEFIPAIRRVWWLALGLSVVLVPMIPLVQFGIVKFPASISIAVQTFVTWSGLSLCAFYITSLLLLYRKESGKRMLKHLEPVGRMALSNYLSQTIIAVVVVRVGHLYGTPGLALGLVFSLVIFTAQIFVSRWWLAYYQFGPAEWLWRCLTYGKFVPMKRKGGSHAI